CCACATCATGCTGCTGAGGACATTTCATTGTTACAGTTACAGGACACTTTCATACTGGAAGCTGAGCGCGAATGGAATGCTGTTTGCATCATATTATGTGGCAGGCATAATTAATGTGAGAGGGCTTTTTGTTTTGACTAAAGAAATCATGACTGTTGTTACATAATAGTTCTTTTCCTGGGTGTGTCAACGGGAAAAACCAGGGAATCATCTTAGAGTCATTTCATACGTTATAGCCTACGCCCAACGCGGCTAATGATGAAATCCAGAAAACCAAACCTGTCATCACGCACAAAGAACACACATCTTTCAGGCTCATCTCCTCCAGTTTGTCATTTATCTGAGACCAAGCTGAGACAAACCTGATGATGTTACCAGGAGGTCCAGTATGTTAAAATGACCTCCCAGGATTCTGTTGGATGTGAGCTGTGGCTCGGTCGTAGAGCAGGTTGTCTACTTATCAGATTATATCAGATttcttcagtctgcatgtcaaagtgtcctccagcaagatactgaaccccaaattgctcccgaaggcagctccatcagtgtgtgaatgggtgaatgagatatgtagtgtagagcttTGAGTGAAAGGtgatatatacagtactgtTCAAAAGTTTGGGGTCACTTAGAAAATTCCACGtttcaaaagaaaagcttttttttttgtctataaaaATATCAGATTGATCAGAAATACATTGTAGACATTGTAAATAGTGTAAATGACTATTGGAGCTGCAAACAGCTGACCTGTAATGGGAATGTCTACATAGGCGTACAGAGGCCCGTTATCAGCAACCGTCACTCTGGTGTTCCAgttgcatgttgtgtttgcaaATCCAAGTTCATCATTTGAAATGGCTGACTGctcattagaaacacctttagCAGTCATGGCAGCATAGCTGAAAACTGCTGTGCTGATTAAAGGAGCAATAAAACTGTCCTTCTTTAGACTAGGGGAGTGTCTGGAGCGTCAGCGGTTTTGAGTTCCATCATTACAGAACtttcaaacaaagtgaaggcTGCTCCATGCGAGAAATTGCAGAAACTGCAAGAAACTGAAGATCTGCAGAGCAGGTCTTCAGACCGTACTCTTGTATGTTTTCATGGACAACATGGAATTTTCTAAGTGACTTTTGAACTGTAGTGTAGGTTCAGCCAGGGACCTGTATCTGCGACCGGATGGGAGCAGTATGACTGATGAGTTGAGGGGGTGACTGAGGACAAGGCAGATCCAGAGATTTCATATCCTGATGATTTAGATTCAGATGTTGTAATCCAATCCAACCTTCAATCCAGACACAATGCTGCTTTTAgtattttacatacattttaaacagtcTAGGCTTCGCTTCATGTTCATTACACTGAAACTCTGAATTAAAAAATTGCCTTCAAATgtgaaagtgtttcatttccAGAACCGAGGCAGTGAAGATTTGTAATGCACTGCAAAATAAAGTgctgtaaatacaaacacagtggTGGTGTTAGATTagtgacagacaggtggaggtaTGTCATTCAATGGCCACCTGACAGTGTTTTTACCTGCAGAGAATGAATGAACCTTTATTGCCCCTGTAGAAATCTTTGTTGCTTTGCACAAGAACATCTGAACTTGTCACCCAGTTTAACACCTCGTCCACTTTGTTTGGGATTTGTGCAGACAAAGCTCCAGGTTGAGCTGTGAATCTATTTTATGAGAGTTTGATTTACGTCCACACCGTCCAGCTTCACTGTCAATGCCCTGACAGGCAGAGATGAAATCAGAGAAAGCAAACAGTATGCATACATAATATGATGGGCTTTATAACAGCTTGTAAACTTTTCTGAATACAACAAACTGGTTTAGTCAGGCTTCATTTAAGAAGTCGACCCTCTGCAGACGGAACAGCAGACTGGAAGAGGAGGTCACAAATACTGCAGAGTGCTGCTGAGCACACTTAGCTGACAGGGACATTTTGACAGCTCAGTTTCATGTCCAGTGTTCCAGTAACAGTAAACCAGCACTCCTAATAGCAGGACCTGGATAAAGACTCTATGAATTTATGaatacattcatgttttcatccagaTGTCGGTCCAGACATCAATCATCAGGAGACGTCTGGGGATCAGAGCTGCTTTCCATGTTCTCACCTGCCAGGGAGCTCAACAAGCTGCTGAGTAAGACGCACACACATTGAAACACACACCTCATAAAGGAGTGATGAGTTTGAATTGcaataatttgatttaattcctTTCATTTTGTAGAAGGAGTGGATCACTTCAAACTCTAAGTGTTCAGTTTGTGCTGTTCAGTGAGAAATGAAGAGAATAAGGAGAGAgttgtgttctttgtgttcctCAGGGAACGTGTGCGTGTTGATGCTGTGCTGTTGGTGATGTCAAGGGTTCAAATGAAGAGCTACTACAGAGCGGCCATCACCAAGGTCAAAGATATTTTACATATAGCACAAATCAAGCATTTCATCTTCAAACACTTTCATGTGAGAGGATACATCCTCTGGTGCGCCACCTTGACTCCTTTCCTTTACACCGTCTCTACCTCAGGAGACGCGGCAGAATGCAGATCTGGGCTACATGGACCGAGAGCAGTTCAGTAAGATCTTTGACGAACTGGACAAAGACCGTATCAAGGAGGTAGATCTGTGCCCCTGTGCTGCTTCAAAGACCATCATTACTTTGCACTTTGacatctttgtgtatgtgtgtgtgtgtgtgtgtgtgtgtgtgtgtgtgtgttctgcacaGCACCCTCCCTTGCCCCAGTACAACTCTCCAGTTCTGCAGAGACTCCAGGTGGTCTTCAGTCACTACTACCTCACTATACTTGGCAACGCGGTGGCACTGGCCAATGTCATATGCATAAGTGTaagttgtacacacacacacacacacacacacgcatgcatatgcatacatgtatatacacCCTCACACACTACCAAGCTGTCTACCTAATGGTAattttgcctgtgtgtgtgtttcagacctTCCTGGTGTTGAACTCTGAGAAGTCCACAACAAAGAGAGACAACTTTCTCATGGAGGTCAGAAAACGTCCCCTGACCTGTCCTCCATGTTTACAGTCATTCACAGAGGATCCCCTCATTTTGCGCACGTCTTAAACTTCTAGTGTGTCATCGTActgatttgttcttttaaagGCTCACGACAAACTAAGTCTGTAAAAATCTCAAAACAACATCAGAATCGTCAGTAGGtcttttgtttcatcacatGCCTTGTTGTAAATAGTGAACAGAACACTCTTTCACCGTCAGATCATCAACCTGTGCTTCATCCTCTACTacctgtttgaaatgtgtgtgaagaTCTTTGCCTTTGGCTGGAGAGGGTACCTGTCCTACAGGAACAACATCTTTGACGGCTTCCTCACCATCCTGCTATTggtaacacaccacacactcagacagacaggcagacagacagacagacaggcaggcagacagagagacagacagacaggcagacagacagacaggcagagagacagacaggcaggcagacaggcaggcagacagacagacagacaggcaggcagacaggcaggcaggcaggcagaaaggcaaagagacagacagacaggcagacagacagacagacagacagacagacagacaggcagacaggcaggcagccagacaggcaggcaggcaggcagacagacaggcagacagacagcatttagcagctaaagagacaaaTGTCTCTGAAGAGtggaggagaccaaaaacaCCCAAAAGAGCTCAAAGGGAGGCCAAACCAATCAACTGCAGATTTAATGaagtcaaatgttttcttcCATCAGATCCTGCAGATCACGATATACATCACCTACAGGCTTCCCTACTCTCATtggtaggtgtgtgtttgcttccACTCATTTTAAAGGCACTGTTGTATTTTGAGCTTGTGAACTTATACTGGGAGTCCAGCAGTGATGGCTGATAtgtcgtggtgtgtgtgtgtgtgtgtgtgtgtgtgtgtgtcaccacaGGGACCCGTCCTCTCATAGTGTAATGTCTCTCTGGGAGATGATTCGTCTGGTCAACATGCTGATCGTCTTCCGCTTCCTGCGCATCATCCCAGACATCAAGGTACACGGCAGACATCAACAGTCTCTCATGGTCGATTCGgaataacagcagctaactggCTCCAAGCTATCTTAAGAggcttgtgattggctgaaaggtGAAGGGCGGTGACATCAGATCAACATGTCTCcagtacaataaaaataaatgagtttgaacttttttgtcatgtcatgaGTTCACTGACTCCATGGCAACATGACATGTCCTGTTTACGAAATCATTTCAtcccaatttaaaaaaaaaaagaacttacACTATCAATACAACATGACAATACTAAGGCTCTGATTTACCCAGCATGCATATGTCTGCAGGACAGTGACATTCATGTGTCCATCAATCAGACATATACGGAAAACTGCTGCAtgttaaaacatgacatgacaaaagaaaagaaaagatcatcGTGCTCACACGTCTGAGCAGCCAAACGTAGCAAAtcagcagaaacagacagagttCAAAGGGTTAACACTGAAACAGGATATCCAGAAgaacactgtgtgtgcgtgtgtgtgtgtgtgtgtgtgtgtgtgttgttatcaCAGACACTCAGTCTCTCTTGACCTTTCATACGTTCCTCTTGCTGTGCAGCTCATGGCTCTGGTTGCGAGCACGCTGTTGGACCTGGTGAAAAACCTCCGAGCCTTCGCAGGGATCCTGGTGGTGAGTGACATCAGCACCAGTCAGTCACCCAGCTGATCtacacttcctgtttgctttAACATAAAACCATCACTTTTCCCATCACGGACACATTTCTAATGATTCATTTGAACAGTGAAGCCCAGAAATATCAATAAAGGAAGTATTCataatgtatttcatttattgtgtgtatgtgtactttGATATTGTTACAAAGTGTCGTTTGGTCTTCTTGCTTAAACAGTCACTTTAGCATTTTTCCGCCTGCACATTATTgcccatgtttttgtgtcaaggTGACTAACAGGGACGAGTTCTGAATTTGATCCAGGACACAGTGAGagtgctgcaggctgcagcccTGGAACAGCCTACAGTGTGATCCTCGTGGGCGATTGGTCGCCGTTGAAATCCGTTAAAAGCTGTTATTTTTCTGAGTGGCACAGACAGTGTCTCCGTGCTCTCTGTGCAGGTGGTGTACTacgtgtttgctgtgtttgggaTCTGGTTGTTTGAGGGAGCCATTAAACCTCCTCCAGAGATGAGGTATGAAGTCATCTGCAGTAAGAACACAATACAACCTGTCGTCAGCGTTTTCTTCTGACTTTGCAAactttagattttatttgatgAGGTGGAGGTGTTTTCAGgtgcttctctgtgtgtgtgtgttccagtgtGCTCTCCAACACCACCATGGAGAACATCACCTCTAACTTCAGCATGGAGTGCGGCACCTATGAACAGCTGGCCTACTGGCCAAATAACTTTGACGACTTTGCAGTGAGTAACAGTGACAgcttctctgctctcctccatcatcctcaGTGAGATCTGTTAGTTTAAATTTGTTCCTCCCATCTCAGGCATCCATCATTCTGCTCTATGATGTTATGATCGTCAACAACTGGCAGGCCTTTATGGAAGCGTACAGCAGATACACCACAGAGtaagaagacagacagcagctatcgatgaagatgatgatgaagatgatgatgatgatgatgaagatgatgatgatgatgatgatgatgatgatgatgatgatgatgatgatgatgattttttttttcagctggtCAAAGATCTACTTTGTGTGTTGGTGGCTCACCTCGTCTGTCATGTGGGTCAACTTGTTTGTGGCGCTCATCTTAGAGGTCCGTTCACtcgacagacagacacattcagcacagacacattcagcacagacagacacattcagcacagacacattcagcacagacacacattcagaacagacacatttagcacagacacatttagcacAGACAGGCACATTCAGAACAGACACATtcagaacagacagacacactcagcacagacacactcagcacagacacatttagcacagacacattcagaacagacacatttagcacagacacattcagaacagacacatttagcacagacagacacattcagcacagacagacacattcagcacagacacattcagcacagacagacacactcagcacagacacatttagcacAGACAGTCACGttcagcacagacacattcagcacagacagacacactcagcacagtcacattcagcacagacagacgcattcagcacagacacacattcagaacagacagacacattcagcacagacacacattcagaacagtcacattcagcacaaacagacacattcagcacagacacattcagcacagacagacacattcagcacagacacattcagaacagacacattcagcacagacagacacactcagcacagacagaaacattcagcacagacacattcagaacagacacattcagcacagacagtcacattcagcacagacacattcagcacagacacattcagcacagacagacacatccCTCCTGTTTAAAAAACTACCTTGACCAGCTGTTTTGGgagcagatgtgtttttaagtgttcaGTGAGACACAGTGTGTGGAGACCTGAggaggtgtgagtgtgtataaCACACTAGTTGGCCTTATCTTTGAATATAAACTAAACGCTGATCCTCGTTGTCGCTTGTTTCTGAACAGAACTTCATCTATAGGTGGGACCGCAGTCATAGCTGCTCTGTTACAGATGTGGAGAGGATCAGATATGAAACATCTGTTCAGCTCATGTTCAAGTAGGCTGACTCcgctcttttgtttttttcagtcagaGAACTCAAAAATGTGTCCGACGCCATAACTCACTTCTTTGTTACTTccctgtgtttctctgcagagagCAGATTCAGGAACCAACAGAAGAGGAATTACTCTGTCAACTACATCAACACCCTCACTTACACCTACAcggttgacacacacacacacacacacacacacagcactagCACTTATCTGCAGAAACGAGTCAAGACTGTTACTGTAAATGAGTGTATGGTCGAAGCACTGAGGTTCAAATGACACCATGTTActccttgtttatttttaatgtgtaagACTGTGATAtgtaatgaatgtttttattatctgttaGTTGTTCTTCATGAGGAAAACCACTGCAGTTTCTGATTGGTCAAGGCTGTCTTTGGGCAGATGATGTCATTGGTTGAGTTGTACACAAGTTGAGTGTTGTTTACCGTTCCATTCTGAAATACCGCACGGCATCAGAGACGGTTCTGTTGGTGCTGAATCGTCTGCCCgtttcaccaaagatgatctATAACAGCTGAACGAATTCTGTGTCTCAGCTCAGATACTTCTgttagtacactgtgtacagcaggtagtgttgtctcaatttAAGTATGGCTGTAATGATCGCAACAttgtactgcttcttcttcttcttcttcttcaaattGTACAATGTACAACTTGGTACTTGACTTCAGCCAGAACTGACAGTGTGAATGCACATTGAAAGTGTGAGTATGGAAGTATGGGAACTGAGACACAAAATAGAACCTCACTAATTTTCTGAACATTGAATTTCATCATCCACACAAAAGTTCACCTCCTCAGTTGTAGAGCATCTCTGACcgtataaatcagtgtttttaaaagaaatgagtCCACAAAGGACTGCCAATTTCAGATCTGGAAACTGCACAAAGAGAAAGCTAATCCAAATTTCTGATGTTAACCACtatagttgttttgtgtgccACATGGTGGCACTGCTGTCCTCAAGACCATCAAAAAGCACAGAACTGACTCCAGCCTCCAGAGCAGTCTTTCACTGAAACCACTAAAcctctttcagttcattgtcTTGTCTCATCTCGCTCTGATGGACGGGTTGAGAGAAGTGCTGCTATATGGGACTTGTTTACAGTGAACATCACAGGTGCTGTCGCACTCATTGAATCTGAAAGTACCGAGCTGTGTTCACGTGTCGGAGGAAAAACAAGCAGGATTCTTTGTGGAAGGCCAAAAGCAGCACAGTTTGTCTATTTGCTTCTAAACTCTGATATGACAGAAAACGTTTTGTGACACCTAACTGAACAAGAACGCGAACACGGTTGTTTTGGTTCTGTCCATGTTCAGAGCAACAGTGGACAGAACAGTTATCGAGGGAGTTTTTGGAGAGTTGACTTCTAAACTAACttctaaaagttaaaaaaaaacaaaaaaaaaacacatccacatCCAGTAACTGGAAAACACTCAGTCATATTTCTATTCCAGCTCATGAGGAAATGTTACAATCTGGCAAATACCGTAGTTACTTACCTGGAACTACACCGAAACCAACACACTTCCTTattggccacacacacacacacacacacacacacacacacacacacacaaacacacacacgcacacacacctgagacagtaaaatgtaacatttccaGAACGTGCTGTGCAGGTGTGACAGGTGAAAATATTGTGGAGCGTTTGTGGTGCTGGTGAGGCCGGAGGGTGAAACCGTCAGTGCCAAATATGAACACAAGCTCTGTCTTTGCAGGGCGGCGTCTGCCAGGAAGCcagtgtagtttttttttttttttaagaggttgactctgttttatttgaattaagaGTTTTCCTAGTGTGccattgtatttatataaatgcagatcaaatatttgttacatgtagaaaaaaagagggaaaattTTTTATTGAGGGAAGTTTGGATGTGAAGCAGATTTCTGATATGTGGATTAAGTCAGGATGTAGCttgtattttattcatgtttgtataaagctgattttaaataaatacttttaaattttaaagatttgttttgtcaCCTTAACCATTCAGACAGCAcgggggtcaaaggtcatgcaAAGCAGTCTTATCCTGAATTAACATTACTGTGACTTCTCTGTCACAGCAGTGCTGCAGGAGGGGTGTGCATGGCATGTTGGgaaaaaatgagaaacacaaGTACATGAGAGacacaagtttaatttattttctcattattattcaAATGATATTCACATACAAAGTCATTTCTCCTCCTGTATAACTGACATATCCTGgcatcattattattagtatgaGTAGTATTAGTATGTATCTTCATTTTATTGTGTATGTGATAAGGTGTATAAGTGTtatgtgaacaaaacaaagcaaatataaaatatactgtacagtatgttaatAATAGTGTTATTAATATCTGCAGTTTGAGTACAAGGTGTCCATGatatgatattaaaatgttgaatacaAGCTGCTGATACATACGGTGGCCCTGaggtgcaaaacacaacagcaaattcaaaaacacaatagcaaattcaaaaacacaacagcaaatcgaataacacaagagcaaatcaaataacaccacagcaaattcaaaaacacaacagcaaattcaataacacaacagcaaatcaaataacacaacagtaaattcaaaaacacaacagcaaattcaaaaacacaatagcaaatcgaataacacaacagcaaattcaaaaacacaacagcaaatcgaataacaatagcaaatcgaataacacaacagcaaattcaaaaccgaaagggtaggtaccctcgggcgacatgaatcgtcgctgattggactggtggtcctttgaactttcaaaatatgagtgctgttagtgacaacgtacGCGTTGCTATATAAAAGGATACtttgatgcacgacatggataTGACATAATACTACAgaagcgcattgcattcactggataacAATATATAAATTAGACACTTGATTTTAAAGAGTAGATAGCGTTACcacagtactgtatcatattgaagttattgattattattcctaataaaaattcccagaaattttgaaaagtcctagtaaacactaatgttgttggtgtggctctgAGGatggctcgttttgatgaacattaggttgtagctcattgtgatgaacattaggttgtagctcattgtctgtcttactatggttgaaaatatgtgtgttttgtcttttaacaacgtttcacttaagagttattgatcccggaagaGCCAATGTCTTTCTAACTctaccgaagtgcagtggccaatgagccacctttccttatctcgtaattacaagatctTTTCTTGTTATTACGAGATaaagtgtctattttttttttatccagtgaatgcgATGCGCTTCCGTAGTATCATGTCAtatccatgtcgtgcatcaaaatatccTTTATAGCAGCGCgtacgttgtcactaacagcgctcatattttgaaaacatgtaagccatgtctttccagttcaaaggaccaccagtccaatcagcgacgattcatgtcgcccgagggtacctaccctttccattttgaatttgctgttgtgttatttgatttgctattgtgtttttgaatttgctgttgtgttatttgatttgctgttgtgtttttgaatttgctgttgtatttgcacttcagggccaccgtagatacatcatcacacacacacacacacacaaagacaacaacaggaaatcaACATTCAGATTAtgtgatgaggaagaggaagagacgtgtcatgtgtttttctttgctccACATGTGTGCATTAATAAAGTCTACTCCACGTTTAAATCCAATGCGCGGCACTGACTGCAGGGGGCGACATCACATCTGACAGAGGACAATCAGCCGGAAGCTgtcatgaagaagaagaagaagaagtggggaggaacaggaagtgaactTGTGTTGTAGTCCGTGGAAACAGCACGTGAGTCCACGCAGCGTGAACATGGAGGGTGAGTTCATGTCACACCGGgtaattttgtcgattaattttaaagaattaacgcgttaataaaaataaacgcggttttgtttacttccggtggcggccgccattttggatgtggcaaagtagagctttgtttcccagatatattagtgtgtttgtgtgaatgggtgtataagaggcattaacttaaagccctcacggagactgcgcctgGGCGGTCTCCCACatgcccatagctaaaaccggcccaGCTTGTTTTAGTtagatctgccacatccaatatggcggacgcattaacgtatcgcagcaacggaccaacctgctcaatgcggcgtctgtatatatgtctatgatctatcctaactaaaggagagtctatgtatatatgtctatgatctatcctaactaaaggagagtctatgtatatatgtctatgatctatcctaactaaaggggagtctatggcggaaagatggataaggacttttagggggaacatttcattttaaaaagttgcccgacggctcgttggacaaaaacaaggcatttgcacagtttgcaaagccgaatttaaattccacagaagtaacacgactttaacatatcacctcaaagcaaaacacccagtctacactacaggagtgtggcactcgtcagtatatttcctcattctggcttttttctgtttgcactgtgcatatgtgcaccttaagccaataacatgaatgaattgaaatatactttctctgtgtttattctacattaatttgatcattttacataaatacatattcattataagcttcagtctcagaaaaatgcaatgaatttattgatacattaattgatagattaatcacgattaattacagaattttttgcgattaattagttaattttttaaagtcgattgacagccctaatttatttacagagagaagcagcagagataTGAACAGACGTGATGACGTCATAGAAAAAccctgttctgttgttgtggagctgcgttcacacacagctgttcatGAACGTCACGTCATGACGTCAGACTTTCTCTGACTGTAACGGACGtgcagcgtcctgcagatcatcatgaaatgtactgttgattattaatcatatctttgccataacttggtaatatgtttgtgtctgagcaGGGTGAGCGTGAACGAGCTgctgtcacctctctgacactacagacagagtcCCAGTGAGGACTGAGGATCAGTGACATCAGTTGTGTTTAGATGGAGGCAGatgtttgcatctgtgtgttcatgttggctTCAGCCTCTGCAATGATCCACGTTCTGGACGACTGCTCACATGGCTTCATGTGATATCACGCCATGATGGACCTGCAGAGACTCTCAGTCTGTAGTGGAGCTGATGAGCAGCACGCACACTCAGTCAGACTAGCTGCTGATCAGAGTGAAGCGTTTAGTttgggggcggcagtagctcagtccattgggacttggcttgggaaccggagggtggctggttcaagtcccacatggaccaaaaatatggaaggtggactggtagctggagaggtgccagttcacctgcccttgagcaaggcaccgatcccccacaaccgcctctcaggggggctgctcatcactccaccatctctctccacatttgcatgtctatgagcccttgggttaaaatgcatgtcaaaataaaatagagtgaaaaaagaatttccccattgagggattaataataaagtatatcttcttcttctaagaGTGTACTAGATATTGGAT
The Larimichthys crocea isolate SSNF chromosome VIII, L_crocea_2.0, whole genome shotgun sequence genome window above contains:
- the tpcn2 gene encoding two pore channel protein 2 isoform X1 — its product is METDKLLTGTANGASGDYGSGSGTDCGSGSGTDHGGGPGSRRMSYSVAGELCSVEGGTEDEDLYIQQAVVFIEDAIQYRSINHRVDASSLRLYRWYYSRICQWFLGLTIAVVLLLAFVERPSSLSISSDPRHRSPPWEPPCGLTESFEMLCLIIFSLDLAVKSYLIGWEEFRKSKWLIAYTVVISVSIIDWMLSVSMVCDEKLRVRRLLRPFFLLQNSSLMKKTLKCIKRTLPEIASVILLLALHLCLFTMIGMLLFAKTEDPKKNEEWRLHFRDMPSSLTSLLVLLTTANNPDVMIPAYSLNRAYSIFFVAFSVIGTYCLMNLLTAIIYNQFRGYLLMSVQTSIIRRRLGIRAAFHVLTCQGAQQAAEERVRVDAVLLVMSRVQMKSYYRAAITKETRQNADLGYMDREQFSKIFDELDKDRIKEHPPLPQYNSPVLQRLQVVFSHYYLTILGNAVALANVICISTFLVLNSEKSTTKRDNFLMEIINLCFILYYLFEMCVKIFAFGWRGYLSYRNNIFDGFLTILLLILQITIYITYRLPYSHWDPSSHSVMSLWEMIRLVNMLIVFRFLRIIPDIKLMALVASTLLDLVKNLRAFAGILVVVYYVFAVFGIWLFEGAIKPPPEMSVLSNTTMENITSNFSMECGTYEQLAYWPNNFDDFAASIILLYDVMIVNNWQAFMEAYSRYTTDWSKIYFVCWWLTSSVMWVNLFVALILENFIYRWDRSHSCSVTDVERIRYETSVQLMFKEQIQEPTEEELLCQLHQHPHLHLHG
- the tpcn2 gene encoding two pore channel protein 2 isoform X2 is translated as MCEGPHDDSEDEDLYIQQAVVFIEDAIQYRSINHRVDASSLRLYRWYYSRICQWFLGLTIAVVLLLAFVERPSSLSISSDPRHRSPPWEPPCGLTESFEMLCLIIFSLDLAVKSYLIGWEEFRKSKWLIAYTVVISVSIIDWMLSVSMVCDEKLRVRRLLRPFFLLQNSSLMKKTLKCIKRTLPEIASVILLLALHLCLFTMIGMLLFAKTEDPKKNEEWRLHFRDMPSSLTSLLVLLTTANNPDVMIPAYSLNRAYSIFFVAFSVIGTYCLMNLLTAIIYNQFRGYLLMSVQTSIIRRRLGIRAAFHVLTCQGAQQAAEERVRVDAVLLVMSRVQMKSYYRAAITKETRQNADLGYMDREQFSKIFDELDKDRIKEHPPLPQYNSPVLQRLQVVFSHYYLTILGNAVALANVICISTFLVLNSEKSTTKRDNFLMEIINLCFILYYLFEMCVKIFAFGWRGYLSYRNNIFDGFLTILLLILQITIYITYRLPYSHWDPSSHSVMSLWEMIRLVNMLIVFRFLRIIPDIKLMALVASTLLDLVKNLRAFAGILVVVYYVFAVFGIWLFEGAIKPPPEMSVLSNTTMENITSNFSMECGTYEQLAYWPNNFDDFAASIILLYDVMIVNNWQAFMEAYSRYTTDWSKIYFVCWWLTSSVMWVNLFVALILENFIYRWDRSHSCSVTDVERIRYETSVQLMFKEQIQEPTEEELLCQLHQHPHLHLHG